The Nocardia arthritidis genome has a window encoding:
- a CDS encoding acyltransferase domain-containing protein yields MNNRIAILFPGQGAWFAGALAEARSFPEAVEVLAEIDAAAIDLLGHRITDRLTAADSPDLDKLLAADPDLLQLAIYATSVVTYRILAARGLTPAVLMGHSFGEIAALVAAGAFSAGDGARIVFHRNAALREAGIPDGAMAALGTDTVQAERLLALLGDPETVIAVANRPDQTVISGHRSTVEAACAIAAVLGVGARTLPSPYPFHSPLLTLAAKDFHSRIQDLPQRSLEYLVHSPITGRAYVDSDRLAAELAEHFTRRVNFADAVRAVPADIVIECGAGDTLTKIMRHLAPGAELNTATLLPTAPITTVISTLTSAGVLVPAGAGELRRLFAPELDATDFDRLWRLHGARITELVRAELAVASSAVPSAGSAAVPAASAKPVSIPAPAAPAADDGSRAQVLDWLVNFYADALEYPAEVFEEDTDLEAELGVDSVKQTELLTRVGEQRGLPPRPSNFAVGEHNTLGRIADLIIAA; encoded by the coding sequence ATGAACAATAGAATCGCAATCCTGTTCCCCGGCCAAGGCGCTTGGTTCGCGGGTGCGTTGGCCGAGGCCCGGAGCTTCCCCGAAGCGGTGGAGGTGCTCGCCGAGATCGATGCGGCCGCAATCGATCTGCTGGGCCACCGCATCACCGATCGCCTGACCGCCGCCGACAGCCCGGACCTCGACAAGCTGCTCGCCGCCGATCCGGATCTACTGCAACTGGCCATCTATGCGACATCGGTTGTCACATACCGGATTCTGGCCGCCCGCGGGCTCACACCGGCGGTGCTGATGGGGCACAGTTTCGGCGAGATCGCCGCCCTGGTCGCCGCCGGAGCGTTCTCCGCGGGTGACGGCGCGCGAATCGTGTTCCACCGCAACGCCGCACTGCGCGAGGCGGGAATTCCCGACGGTGCGATGGCCGCACTGGGCACCGACACCGTGCAGGCCGAGCGGTTGCTCGCACTGCTCGGTGACCCGGAAACCGTTATCGCCGTGGCGAATCGCCCGGACCAGACGGTGATCTCGGGGCATCGGTCGACGGTCGAGGCGGCGTGCGCCATCGCCGCGGTGCTCGGCGTCGGCGCACGCACACTGCCCTCGCCCTACCCGTTCCACAGTCCGCTGCTGACCTTGGCGGCGAAGGACTTTCACAGCCGGATCCAGGATCTGCCGCAACGGTCGCTCGAGTATCTCGTCCACTCGCCGATCACCGGGCGCGCGTACGTCGATTCCGATCGTCTCGCCGCCGAACTGGCCGAGCATTTCACCCGCCGCGTGAATTTCGCCGACGCGGTGCGTGCGGTACCGGCCGACATCGTCATCGAATGCGGTGCGGGGGATACGTTGACGAAGATCATGCGACACCTCGCCCCCGGTGCCGAGCTCAACACGGCGACACTGCTGCCGACGGCGCCGATCACCACCGTGATTTCGACGCTGACGAGCGCCGGTGTCCTCGTCCCCGCTGGAGCCGGCGAGTTGCGCCGATTGTTCGCACCCGAACTCGACGCGACGGATTTCGACCGGCTCTGGCGGCTGCATGGTGCGCGGATCACCGAACTCGTGCGGGCCGAGCTGGCGGTGGCGTCCTCGGCGGTGCCGTCTGCTGGATCGGCCGCGGTGCCGGCGGCATCGGCGAAGCCCGTATCGATACCTGCCCCGGCCGCACCCGCGGCGGACGACGGGTCCCGCGCACAGGTTCTCGACTGGCTGGTGAACTTCTATGCCGACGCCCTGGAATATCCGGCGGAGGTCTTCGAGGAGGACACCGATCTGGAGGCCGAACTCGGCGTCGACTCGGTCAAACAGACCGAACTGCTGACCAGAGTGGGTGAACAGCGCGGGCTGCCGCCGCGACCATCCAATTTCGCAGTGGGCGAACACAATACGCTCGGCCGCATCGCGGACCTGATCATCGCGGCCTGA
- a CDS encoding RNA polymerase subunit sigma-70: protein MGTDDLVLRARAGDDEAFRQLTEPYRRELQVHCYRMLGSLQDAEDALQDTLLAAWQGLGGFEERASIRTWLYRIATNRCLNVRRAASRRSAAAWDLPGIEPPEPTRLGEIPWLQPIPDDVLADAAHTPPGPEARYEQTESISLAFVTALQVLPPRQVAVLVLRDVLGFPASEVADMLDSTVDSVHSALKRARTSLRRRLPAPVSDAPAEDAIVAKFVTAYEAADLQALIALFTDDVFLSMPPVPLEYQGLNAVARFLGMLFDAGRRYRLVPTRANGQPAFGVYGDDGAGGCGRSGLIVVGITGARVSSIVRFESGLLPRFGLPSAFSDR from the coding sequence GTGGGAACAGACGACCTCGTGCTGCGGGCGCGGGCCGGCGATGATGAAGCGTTTCGTCAGCTGACCGAACCGTACCGGCGCGAGTTGCAGGTGCACTGTTATCGGATGCTCGGGTCGCTGCAGGATGCCGAGGATGCCTTGCAGGACACACTTTTGGCGGCCTGGCAGGGTCTCGGTGGATTCGAGGAGCGGGCGTCGATCCGCACCTGGCTGTATCGGATCGCGACCAATCGGTGCCTCAATGTCCGGCGCGCCGCGAGCAGGCGGTCGGCGGCGGCGTGGGACCTGCCCGGTATCGAGCCGCCCGAACCGACGCGGCTCGGCGAAATCCCTTGGCTCCAGCCGATTCCCGACGATGTGCTGGCCGATGCGGCGCACACCCCGCCCGGGCCGGAGGCTCGCTACGAGCAGACCGAATCCATCTCGCTGGCCTTCGTCACCGCACTACAGGTGCTGCCACCGCGTCAGGTGGCCGTCCTCGTCCTGCGCGACGTCCTCGGTTTTCCGGCGAGCGAGGTCGCCGACATGCTCGACTCGACGGTCGACTCGGTGCACAGTGCGCTGAAGCGGGCACGCACCAGCCTGCGGCGTCGGCTACCGGCGCCCGTCTCTGACGCCCCTGCCGAGGACGCCATCGTGGCGAAGTTCGTCACCGCCTACGAGGCCGCGGATCTCCAAGCCCTGATCGCCCTGTTCACCGACGATGTCTTCCTCTCGATGCCGCCGGTCCCGCTGGAATACCAGGGCCTGAACGCGGTAGCGCGATTCCTCGGCATGCTGTTCGACGCCGGGCGCAGATATCGCCTGGTGCCGACGCGGGCCAACGGGCAGCCGGCGTTCGGGGTGTACGGGGACGACGGGGCCGGGGGGTGCGGGCGGAGCGGACTCATCGTCGTCGGCATCACCGGCGCGAGGGTCAGCTCGATTGTCCGGTTCGAAAGCGGTCTGCTGCCCCGGTTCGGGTTGCCCAGCGCCTTCTCCGATCGCTGA
- a CDS encoding ATP-binding protein, with translation MVNFIGRQRELNTLATTLAGVRGEIGTARPGRCLILRGRRRIGKSALVEEFVDRNRVPNVFHTSEIGFGTDPLTEFVDAVRGSSLPDADIFAEAVPGNWTAAFRQLAGILPEDKPSVVVLDELPYLMDPAGAFESVLQRAWDRELSRKPVLLILIGSDLAMMQALTSYGRPFHQRGTEMRLGPLNPADVATMTGLEPAAAFDAALVTGGLPVIAARWHSGEDIWAFLSRELADPVSPLVVSAQLSLAAEFPDQTQARQVLAAIGSGERTFTNIARAAGGIAHSTLTRATELLTEKGIVAAELPISLMPSKERRYRITDPYLRFWLTFLGPHLTELDRMRPDLTLERIHRGWTSWRGRAVEPLVRESLARVLPAHGIPAVPAVGGYWTRSNDVEIDIVGADREPIAHELAFLGSIKWLESSPFDNHDLTELQRHRHRVTDEPVPLLAVTRSGATTEHLDAVFTPADLLEAWQSR, from the coding sequence TTGGTCAACTTCATCGGGCGACAGCGCGAATTGAACACACTCGCAACCACGCTGGCCGGAGTACGCGGGGAGATCGGAACAGCGCGGCCAGGACGATGCCTGATCCTGCGTGGGCGACGCAGGATCGGCAAGTCCGCATTGGTGGAGGAGTTCGTGGATCGAAACCGAGTACCGAACGTCTTTCACACCAGCGAAATCGGCTTCGGCACCGATCCGCTCACCGAGTTCGTCGACGCGGTGCGCGGCTCTTCGCTGCCCGACGCCGATATTTTCGCCGAGGCCGTACCCGGCAATTGGACAGCGGCGTTCCGCCAGCTCGCCGGCATCCTGCCCGAGGACAAACCGAGTGTGGTGGTGCTCGATGAGCTGCCGTACCTGATGGACCCCGCCGGTGCGTTCGAGAGCGTTCTGCAGCGCGCCTGGGATCGTGAACTGTCGCGCAAGCCAGTGCTGCTGATCCTCATCGGTTCCGACCTCGCCATGATGCAGGCACTCACCTCATATGGACGGCCGTTCCACCAGCGCGGCACCGAGATGCGGCTGGGACCGCTCAACCCGGCAGACGTTGCCACGATGACCGGCCTGGAACCAGCCGCTGCCTTCGACGCCGCTCTGGTGACGGGAGGTCTGCCCGTCATCGCCGCCCGCTGGCACTCGGGTGAGGATATCTGGGCATTCCTCTCCCGGGAGCTAGCAGATCCAGTAAGCCCACTGGTCGTTTCCGCACAACTGTCGCTCGCCGCCGAGTTTCCGGACCAAACCCAAGCCCGCCAAGTCTTGGCGGCGATCGGCAGTGGCGAGCGCACCTTTACAAATATCGCCCGGGCTGCTGGCGGAATCGCACACTCGACCCTGACACGCGCGACGGAACTGCTGACCGAAAAGGGGATCGTCGCGGCCGAGCTGCCGATCAGCCTCATGCCCTCCAAAGAACGCCGATACCGGATCACCGATCCATATCTCCGATTCTGGCTGACCTTCCTCGGCCCACACCTCACCGAACTGGACCGAATGCGCCCCGACCTCACCCTCGAACGAATTCACCGTGGGTGGACAAGCTGGCGTGGCCGCGCCGTGGAGCCGCTGGTCCGGGAATCACTGGCACGTGTGCTACCCGCACACGGAATTCCGGCGGTTCCCGCAGTCGGCGGCTACTGGACCCGCAGCAACGATGTCGAAATCGACATCGTTGGCGCGGACCGCGAACCCATCGCGCACGAGCTGGCGTTCCTCGGGTCCATCAAGTGGCTGGAAAGTTCGCCCTTCGACAACCACGACCTGACCGAACTCCAGCGCCATCGGCACCGCGTCACCGACGAACCCGTCCCCCTGCTGGCCGTCACCAGGTCGGGTGCGACAACCGAGCATCTCGACGCCGTATTCACACCTGCGGATCTGCTCGAGGCCTGGCAATCTCGCTGA
- the rlmN gene encoding 23S rRNA (adenine(2503)-C(2))-methyltransferase RlmN, with amino-acid sequence MTASLPLVFDAPRRGMPPRHLADLDAEGRRAAVEELGLPKFRADQIARQYFGRLQADPEQMTDLPASVREKIGEALFPPLLNVVRHVACDGGETRKTLWRAGDGTLLESVLMRYADRNTLCISSQAGCGMACPFCATGQGGLNRNLSTAEIVDQVRAAAAALRDGEVAGGPGRLSNIVFMGMGEPLANYKRVVNAVRRITSPAPDGLGISQRNVVVSTVGLAPAIRKLADEDLSVTLAVSLHTPDDELRDTLVPVNNRWPVAEVLDAARYYADKSGRRVSIEYALIRDVNDQPWRADMLGSKLHKALGSRVHVNVIPLNPTPGSKWDASPKPVEREFVRRVNAAGVPCTVRDTRGQEIAAACGQLAAEG; translated from the coding sequence ATGACCGCCTCCCTGCCCCTCGTCTTCGATGCCCCACGCCGCGGCATGCCGCCCCGGCACCTCGCCGACCTCGACGCCGAGGGCAGGCGGGCGGCGGTCGAGGAGCTCGGGTTGCCGAAGTTCCGTGCCGACCAGATCGCGCGGCAGTACTTCGGCCGCCTACAGGCCGATCCGGAGCAGATGACCGATCTGCCCGCGTCGGTGCGCGAAAAAATCGGCGAGGCGCTGTTCCCGCCGCTGCTGAATGTCGTAAGGCATGTCGCATGCGATGGCGGGGAAACCCGGAAGACGCTGTGGCGCGCGGGCGACGGCACCCTGCTGGAAAGCGTGCTGATGCGCTACGCCGACCGCAACACCCTGTGCATCTCCAGCCAGGCGGGCTGCGGTATGGCGTGCCCGTTCTGCGCGACCGGCCAGGGCGGACTCAACCGCAACCTGTCCACCGCCGAAATCGTCGACCAGGTGCGTGCCGCCGCGGCCGCGCTGCGCGACGGTGAGGTCGCGGGTGGGCCAGGACGGCTGTCGAACATCGTCTTCATGGGTATGGGTGAGCCGCTTGCCAATTACAAGCGTGTGGTCAACGCGGTGCGCCGCATCACCTCCCCGGCTCCCGACGGCCTTGGTATCTCCCAGCGCAATGTCGTGGTCTCCACCGTCGGTTTGGCTCCCGCCATCCGCAAGCTCGCCGACGAGGACCTGTCGGTGACTCTGGCTGTGTCCCTGCATACTCCGGACGACGAACTCCGAGACACGTTGGTGCCGGTGAACAATCGCTGGCCGGTCGCTGAGGTCCTCGACGCCGCAAGGTATTACGCCGACAAGTCGGGCCGCCGAGTCTCGATCGAGTATGCGTTGATCCGCGATGTCAACGATCAGCCGTGGCGGGCCGACATGTTGGGCTCGAAGCTGCACAAGGCTCTCGGTTCGCGTGTGCATGTCAACGTGATCCCGTTGAACCCGACCCCGGGTTCGAAGTGGGATGCGTCCCCGAAACCTGTTGAGCGGGAGTTCGTTCGGCGAGTCAATGCCGCTGGTGTGCCGTGTACGGTGCGGGATACGCGGGGTCAGGAGATCGCCGCGGCGTGCGGGCAGTTGGCCGCCGAAGGCTGA
- a CDS encoding LapA family protein has protein sequence MSTNAEPLPEPQVSDQPTATTTGKKDTTGKKDIASRTGYTWTGLIAGALILIVLLVFILQNLEQARVSLFFWDFSLPLGITMLLAVIGGALVMALVGGVRILQLRRAAKKH, from the coding sequence ATGTCCACCAATGCTGAGCCGCTGCCCGAGCCGCAGGTGTCCGACCAGCCGACGGCCACCACCACCGGCAAGAAGGACACCACAGGCAAGAAGGACATCGCCTCGCGCACCGGCTACACCTGGACCGGTCTGATCGCGGGCGCGCTGATCCTGATCGTGCTGCTGGTGTTCATCCTGCAGAATCTGGAGCAGGCCCGGGTGAGCCTGTTCTTCTGGGATTTCTCGCTGCCCCTCGGCATCACGATGCTGCTGGCGGTGATCGGCGGCGCGCTGGTGATGGCGCTGGTCGGCGGGGTTCGCATCCTGCAGCTGCGCCGCGCCGCCAAGAAGCACTGA
- a CDS encoding phosphatidate cytidylyltransferase — protein MVAENAAATGAAGDPVPVSETPARSGSTGATDAGGSGGAAPPASRAGRNLPAALAVGFGLGLSLIAILLFVPKVFIGVVGVAVAVATWEVAKRLREADVLVPRIPLIVGGQAVFWLGWPYGASGVAGAFAATTLVCMVWRLFDHGLRSAPRNFLRDTAITIFTLAWIPLLASFATLLLLEDPNGNLRVLTFMILVVCSDVGGYVAGVLFGKHPMVPSISPKKSWEGFAGSLVFSVIGGLLTVTLLLQANSMIGVVLGIGLVLVATCGDLIESQIKRELGIKDMGTLLPGHGGIMDRLDSMLPSAFVAWLVLSTLL, from the coding sequence ATCGTGGCCGAGAATGCCGCCGCCACCGGTGCCGCCGGAGATCCGGTACCGGTCAGCGAGACACCTGCGCGGAGCGGGTCCACCGGTGCGACAGACGCCGGCGGGTCCGGCGGTGCCGCGCCACCTGCCTCGCGGGCCGGGCGAAACCTACCGGCGGCGCTTGCCGTCGGCTTCGGTCTCGGCCTGTCGCTCATCGCGATTCTGCTGTTCGTGCCGAAGGTCTTCATCGGCGTCGTCGGTGTCGCGGTCGCGGTGGCCACCTGGGAGGTCGCGAAGCGGCTGCGTGAGGCCGATGTGCTGGTGCCGAGGATTCCGCTGATCGTCGGCGGTCAAGCGGTGTTCTGGCTGGGCTGGCCGTACGGTGCGAGCGGGGTGGCGGGCGCGTTCGCCGCGACAACGCTGGTCTGCATGGTGTGGCGGCTGTTCGATCACGGGCTGCGCAGCGCGCCGCGAAACTTCCTGCGCGACACCGCCATCACCATTTTCACGCTGGCCTGGATTCCGCTGCTCGCATCGTTCGCGACGCTGCTGTTGCTGGAGGATCCGAACGGCAATCTGCGGGTGCTGACCTTCATGATCCTGGTGGTCTGCTCCGATGTCGGCGGCTATGTGGCGGGCGTCCTGTTCGGCAAACATCCGATGGTGCCGTCGATCAGCCCGAAGAAATCCTGGGAGGGCTTCGCCGGTTCGCTGGTGTTCAGCGTGATCGGCGGCCTGCTCACGGTCACCCTGCTGCTGCAGGCGAATTCGATGATCGGCGTGGTGCTCGGCATCGGTCTCGTACTGGTGGCGACCTGCGGCGACCTCATCGAATCGCAGATCAAGCGGGAGCTGGGCATCAAGGATATGGGCACCCTGCTGCCCGGCCACGGCGGCATCATGGACCGGCTCGACTCGATGCTGCCCTCGGCGTTCGTCGCCTGGCTGGTACTCAGCACCCTGCTCTGA
- the frr gene encoding ribosome recycling factor gives MIEEALFDAEEKMEKAVSVAKDDLGAIRTGRANPGMFSRIVIDYYGSPTPITQMSSITVPEPRMVVIKPYEQSQLGAIETAIRNSDLGVNPTNNGDIIRISVPQLTEERRRELVKQAKAKGEDAKVAIRNVRRKAMDELGRIQKDGEAGEDEVGRAEKDLDKTTARYVGQIDELVKHKESELLEV, from the coding sequence GTGATTGAAGAAGCGCTCTTCGACGCCGAGGAGAAGATGGAGAAGGCCGTCTCGGTCGCGAAAGACGATCTCGGGGCGATTCGGACCGGCAGGGCGAATCCGGGCATGTTCTCCCGGATCGTCATCGACTACTACGGTTCGCCGACCCCGATCACCCAGATGTCGAGCATCACGGTGCCGGAGCCGCGCATGGTGGTGATCAAGCCCTACGAGCAGTCGCAGCTGGGCGCGATCGAAACCGCCATCCGCAATTCGGACCTAGGTGTCAACCCGACGAACAACGGTGACATCATTCGGATTTCGGTGCCGCAGCTGACCGAGGAGCGGCGCCGCGAACTCGTCAAACAGGCCAAGGCCAAGGGCGAGGACGCGAAGGTCGCCATCCGCAACGTGCGGCGCAAGGCGATGGATGAGCTGGGTCGCATCCAGAAGGATGGCGAGGCGGGCGAGGACGAGGTCGGGCGCGCCGAGAAGGATCTCGACAAGACCACCGCCAGATATGTCGGCCAGATCGATGAGCTGGTCAAACACAAGGAATCCGAGCTGCTCGAGGTCTGA
- the pyrH gene encoding UMP kinase: protein MTDPGTDRPGYRRVLLKLGGEMFGGGKVGLDPDVVQTVAEQIAEVVSTGVQVAVVIGGGNFFRGAELEERGMDRARSDYMGMLGTVMNSLALQDFLQKQGIDTRVQTAITMGQVAEPYLPLRAKRHLEKGRVVIFGAGMGMPYFSTDTTAAQRALEIGAEVVLMAKAVDGVFTADPKSDDGATMFSEITHKEVIERGLKVADATAFSLCMDNQMPMLVFNLLTKGNIARAVAGEKIGTLVRS, encoded by the coding sequence ATGACGGACCCGGGGACCGATCGCCCAGGATATCGCCGGGTGCTGCTCAAGTTGGGCGGTGAGATGTTCGGCGGCGGCAAGGTCGGACTCGACCCCGACGTCGTGCAGACGGTGGCCGAACAGATCGCCGAGGTGGTGTCCACCGGCGTGCAGGTCGCGGTGGTGATCGGCGGCGGCAACTTCTTCCGCGGCGCCGAACTCGAGGAGCGCGGGATGGACCGCGCCCGCTCCGACTACATGGGCATGCTCGGCACCGTGATGAACAGCCTTGCCCTGCAAGACTTTCTGCAGAAGCAGGGCATCGACACCCGAGTGCAGACCGCCATCACCATGGGTCAGGTCGCCGAGCCGTACCTGCCGCTGCGCGCCAAGCGTCACCTCGAGAAGGGTCGCGTGGTGATCTTCGGCGCCGGTATGGGCATGCCGTATTTCTCGACCGACACCACCGCCGCCCAGCGCGCGCTGGAGATCGGCGCGGAAGTGGTGTTGATGGCCAAGGCGGTCGACGGCGTCTTCACCGCCGACCCGAAGTCCGACGACGGCGCGACCATGTTCTCCGAAATCACCCACAAAGAGGTGATCGAACGCGGCCTGAAGGTCGCGGACGCGACAGCTTTCAGTCTCTGTATGGACAACCAGATGCCGATGCTGGTGTTCAATTTGTTGACCAAGGGCAATATCGCCCGAGCGGTCGCCGGTGAGAAGATCGGCACACTGGTTCGGTCTTGA
- a CDS encoding LysR family transcriptional regulator codes for MAFSIDARSLRYFLAVAEEGNFTRAAARVGIAQPALSAQIRRMEAQLGAPLLVRTTRRVELTPAGRLLAEEGPAALAAWDRLLARVRATAAGESGAMRIVFSASMGSDTAPALLAALERELPGFRLSGHPLPTPLITPEVASGSADAGITRSAQPIDGTRRFLLRVERRGVQLAADHPLTAHAELDLVAAARFPIMQHPRADNPAHYDEVRKLFAGLDPEFVEPVIAFDMSRGLISSGAAIAIVGESGVRAQPAGLRWIPLRDPGIELRTYLVLPRNSAPVSQQIRAVARELALERGWLVGAEPR; via the coding sequence ATGGCGTTCTCGATCGACGCGCGCAGCCTGCGGTACTTTCTCGCCGTCGCCGAGGAGGGCAATTTCACCCGGGCCGCCGCCCGCGTCGGTATCGCGCAGCCCGCGCTGAGCGCGCAGATCCGGCGGATGGAGGCGCAGCTCGGTGCGCCGCTGCTGGTGCGGACCACCCGCAGGGTCGAACTGACACCGGCCGGTCGGTTGCTCGCCGAGGAGGGGCCCGCCGCGCTGGCCGCCTGGGATCGGTTGTTGGCGCGGGTGCGTGCCACCGCCGCGGGCGAATCCGGTGCCATGCGAATCGTGTTCAGCGCGAGCATGGGTTCCGATACCGCGCCCGCGCTGCTGGCCGCGCTGGAACGGGAGCTGCCGGGATTCCGGTTGTCGGGGCATCCGTTGCCGACACCCCTCATCACCCCCGAGGTGGCCTCGGGTTCGGCGGACGCGGGCATCACCAGGTCCGCGCAGCCGATCGATGGGACGCGCCGCTTTCTGCTGCGGGTGGAACGCCGCGGCGTGCAGCTGGCGGCCGATCATCCGCTCACCGCGCACGCCGAACTGGATCTCGTTGCGGCGGCGCGGTTTCCGATCATGCAGCATCCGCGTGCGGACAATCCGGCGCACTACGACGAGGTGCGAAAGTTGTTCGCGGGCCTGGATCCGGAGTTCGTCGAACCGGTGATCGCGTTCGACATGTCCCGCGGGTTGATCAGCTCCGGTGCGGCGATCGCCATCGTCGGCGAGTCGGGGGTGCGTGCGCAGCCCGCCGGCCTGCGCTGGATCCCGTTGCGGGACCCGGGTATCGAGCTGCGCACCTACCTCGTACTGCCCCGGAATTCCGCGCCGGTATCCCAGCAGATCCGTGCGGTTGCCAGGGAACTCGCGCTGGAGCGGGGGTGGCTCGTCGGCGCCGAGCCCCGGTAA
- a CDS encoding putative quinol monooxygenase, producing the protein MATLTLSVALRLRADARPDFLAAVAKLRASVAAEPGVLDYRVGQDPDDETRVYFFERYRDQAAFEAHRATAAADDYLTALPGWLAEPSHVVIENAETVTEFAVAPKE; encoded by the coding sequence ATGGCAACTCTCACCTTGTCCGTCGCCCTCCGCCTGCGCGCCGACGCGCGCCCGGATTTCCTTGCGGCCGTAGCGAAATTGCGCGCGTCCGTGGCCGCCGAACCCGGTGTGCTCGACTACCGCGTCGGCCAGGACCCCGACGATGAAACCCGGGTGTACTTCTTCGAGCGTTACCGGGACCAGGCGGCCTTCGAGGCGCACCGCGCGACCGCCGCGGCGGACGACTATCTGACGGCGCTGCCCGGCTGGTTGGCCGAACCGTCGCACGTCGTCATCGAGAACGCGGAAACCGTAACCGAATTCGCGGTCGCACCGAAGGAGTGA
- the tsf gene encoding translation elongation factor Ts, protein MANYTAADVKRLRELTGSGMMDCKKALEETAGDFDKAVEVLRIKGAKDVGKRAERATAEGLVAAQDGVLIELNSETDFVAKNAEFQGLANQIVAAAAKARPADLDALKALDLGGKTADQAVQELAAKIGEKLELRRVVSFEGPVATYLHKRSSDLPPAVGVLVEYQGEGDEAAAAARAAGMQVAALKAKYLTREDVPADVVEKERAILEQATREEGKPEAALPKIVEGKLNGFFKDNVLLEQPSVTDSKKTVKALLDEAGVTVSRFARFEVGQN, encoded by the coding sequence ATGGCGAACTACACCGCTGCCGATGTGAAGCGGCTCCGGGAGCTGACCGGCTCCGGAATGATGGACTGCAAGAAGGCGCTCGAGGAGACCGCGGGCGACTTCGACAAGGCCGTCGAGGTCCTGCGCATCAAGGGCGCCAAGGATGTCGGCAAGCGCGCCGAGCGCGCCACCGCCGAGGGCCTGGTCGCCGCGCAGGACGGCGTGCTGATCGAGCTCAACTCCGAGACCGACTTCGTCGCCAAGAACGCCGAATTCCAGGGTCTCGCCAACCAGATCGTCGCGGCCGCCGCCAAGGCCCGCCCCGCCGACCTGGACGCGCTGAAGGCGCTGGACCTGGGCGGCAAGACCGCCGACCAGGCCGTGCAGGAGCTCGCCGCGAAGATCGGCGAGAAGCTGGAACTGCGTCGCGTCGTGTCCTTCGAGGGCCCGGTCGCCACCTACCTGCACAAGCGTTCCTCGGACCTGCCGCCCGCCGTCGGCGTGCTGGTCGAGTACCAGGGCGAGGGTGACGAGGCCGCCGCGGCCGCGCGTGCCGCGGGCATGCAGGTCGCCGCGCTCAAGGCCAAGTACCTGACCCGCGAGGACGTTCCGGCCGACGTGGTCGAGAAGGAGCGCGCCATCCTGGAGCAGGCCACCCGTGAGGAGGGCAAGCCGGAGGCCGCGCTGCCGAAGATCGTCGAGGGCAAGCTCAACGGCTTCTTCAAGGACAACGTGCTGCTGGAGCAGCCGTCGGTCACCGATTCGAAGAAGACCGTGAAGGCGCTGCTGGACGAGGCCGGTGTCACCGTGAGCCGCTTCGCCCGCTTCGAGGTCGGCCAGAACTGA
- the rpsB gene encoding 30S ribosomal protein S2 produces MAVVTMKQLLDSGAHFGHQTRRWNPKMKRFIFTDRNGIYIIDLQQTLTYIDKAYEFVKETVAHGGTVLFVGTKKQAQESIAAEATRVGMPYVNQRWLGGMLTNFSTVHKRLQRLKELEAMEQTGGFEGRTKKEILMLTREMNKLERTLGGIRDMQKVPSAIWVVDTNKEHIAVGEARKLNIPVIAILDTNCDPDLVDYPIPGNDDAIRSAALLTKVVASAVAEGVQARAGLSSGDDKPEAGAGEPLAEWEQELLAQAAPNAEAAADAPAEA; encoded by the coding sequence ATGGCTGTCGTAACAATGAAGCAGCTGCTCGACAGCGGCGCACACTTCGGCCACCAGACCCGGCGCTGGAACCCGAAGATGAAGCGGTTCATCTTCACCGACCGCAACGGCATCTACATCATCGACCTGCAGCAGACGCTGACCTACATCGACAAGGCCTACGAGTTCGTCAAGGAGACCGTCGCCCACGGTGGCACCGTTCTCTTCGTCGGCACCAAGAAGCAGGCCCAGGAGTCGATCGCGGCCGAGGCGACGCGCGTCGGGATGCCCTACGTGAACCAGCGTTGGCTGGGCGGCATGCTCACCAACTTCTCCACCGTGCACAAGCGCCTGCAGCGCCTCAAGGAGCTCGAGGCGATGGAGCAGACCGGTGGCTTCGAGGGTCGCACCAAGAAGGAAATCCTCATGCTGACGCGTGAGATGAACAAGCTCGAGCGCACCCTCGGCGGCATCCGCGACATGCAGAAGGTGCCGTCGGCGATCTGGGTCGTCGACACCAACAAGGAGCACATCGCCGTCGGCGAGGCGCGCAAGTTGAACATCCCGGTCATCGCGATCCTGGACACCAACTGCGATCCGGACCTGGTCGACTACCCGATCCCGGGTAACGACGACGCCATCCGGTCCGCCGCCCTGCTGACCAAGGTCGTCGCCTCCGCCGTCGCCGAGGGCGTGCAGGCCCGCGCGGGTCTGTCCAGCGGTGACGACAAGCCGGAGGCCGGTGCGGGTGAGCCGCTGGCCGAGTGGGAGCAGGAGCTGCTGGCGCAGGCCGCGCCGAACGCCGAGGCCGCCGCCGACGCTCCGGCCGAGGCCTGA